The Peribacillus simplex genome contains a region encoding:
- a CDS encoding ubiquinol-cytochrome c reductase iron-sulfur subunit — protein sequence MPSDKNNKIPFNEDNYTHNIERNNERKLDRRGFMKTLVGAAGVFAISSLPWGMVAAKELMGLGEKEYPHKKITDVSKLAIGDAMNFKFPGDHDDAILIRLSEKKYVAYQNACTHLRCPVFWVKEEGEMICPCHHGKFDVETGVPTAGPPRRPLPEIQVKVENGAVYAVRVKRYEV from the coding sequence ATGCCGTCAGATAAAAATAATAAAATTCCCTTTAATGAAGATAATTACACTCATAATATTGAACGGAATAATGAAAGAAAGCTTGACAGACGTGGGTTCATGAAAACATTGGTGGGTGCTGCTGGCGTATTCGCCATTTCCTCCCTTCCTTGGGGGATGGTAGCGGCTAAAGAATTGATGGGGCTTGGGGAGAAGGAGTATCCTCACAAAAAAATCACAGATGTAAGCAAACTTGCAATTGGTGACGCAATGAATTTTAAATTTCCAGGTGATCATGATGATGCCATTTTGATCAGATTGTCAGAAAAGAAATACGTAGCATACCAAAATGCATGCACACATCTTCGCTGCCCGGTTTTCTGGGTGAAGGAAGAGGGAGAGATGATCTGTCCTTGCCATCATGGGAAATTTGATGTTGAAACAGGTGTTCCGACTGCAGGGCCGCCAAGAAGGCCGCTGCCTGAGATTCAGGTGAAAGTGGAAAATGGGGCGGTATACGCAGTAAGGGTGAAGCGTTATGAAGTTTAA